The Acidipropionibacterium virtanenii DNA segment TGCCGGAGTTGATGACGAGGTTGTTGATGAAGGCGTGGAACTGTTCATCGTTGAGGGGGCCGCCCTTGCTGACCTGCAGGGCCAGGATGTTGTCCCAGGACTGCTCACCGAGCTTGACGCCGTGGGTGGCGGCGTTGTGGTTGGCCTCGATGGTGATCCGGGGCCCGCCGTGGGCGGCGTTGATGATCGCGTTCATGGTGAAGGCGAGCAGCTGGCCGGTGACGATCATGAGCTGGTCGATCGCCACGATCGATCCCCGGATCCGCTTGGGCGCGGTCTCGGCCAGATAGACCGGGACGGTGGCGGAGGCGGCGCCGACCGCGAAGCCGAGGATCACCCGGAACGGGTACATCACGAAGACGCTCGGTGCGAAGGTGGTGCCCAGGGCTCCGATCAGGAAGACCACCGCGAGGATGGTGATGTTGTGACGCCGGCCCCACCGGTCGGACATGATGCCGCCGAACAGCGCGCCGAGGGCCGCACCGATGAGCAGGGTGCCGCCGATCAGCCCCTCCTCCACCGGGTTGAGGGCCAGGCCGCCGGCCTTGTCCGGCATGTACATGTAGGGCAGGGCGCCCGAGATGACGCCGGTGTCGTAGCCGAAGAGCAGCGAACCGAGCGTGGCCACCGCTGCGACGGCGGCCACGCCGCGGTGCTTCCCGGACGGTGGTGTCGATTCGATGAGGTCGTTGATGTCGGGAGTCTGCGTCCCGTCTGCCGGGAGCGTCTGATCCATTGTCATGGGTGTCTCACTTGTCGTCGGTGGCGCCCCTGTGCGCCAGCATGAAAAATACTGACATGGCAACGTCTGGAAGTCGCGTTAGTCAGGACATGCAAGAACGTTTCGGCATCGGACACCCGCCCGGCGCTCTGTCATACCGGCCGCGGATCGAAACGTTGCAGCATCGGCTAGCCGGTCGTGGGAGGAACGCGGACCGGCGAGAGGGCGAAGGATCTCGGAGCAGCGGTCGTAGTCCGGATGACGATCGACGGTTCGATGATGTCGACCTTCTCGGCCCCCGGCCGCATCGGGACACCATCGGCTATCCGCAGGGAGAGCTGCTTGGCCGCCCGATCGGCCAGGGCGTCCATGTCCTGTCCGACGGTGGTGAGCGCGGTCGTCGGATCGGCGGCTGTGGGGGCGTCGTCGAATCCCACCACGCTCACCTGCTCGGGGACTCTCACCCCGAGCAGGCGCAGCTCGCGCACCAGCCCGGCCGCGCACAGGTCATTGAAGCATGTGACGCCGGTGGGCAGGGACTCCCCGGCCAGCAGGGCGCGAGCCGCACCGATGCCCGCGTCCAGGGTCACTCCCCCATGAATCACCCTCACCCGCCCGGCCAGACCGTGACGGGCCATCGCCGCCGCGTAGCCGCTGGTCCTCATATCGGTCATGGGGACCCCGCCGCCGTCCACGTGGACGATGTCGCCGTGGCCGAGCCCTACGAGGAACTCGACGGCCATCTCACTGCCGCGATGGGAGTCGCAGGCCACGGTGTCGACTCCCCCGATGTGGACCTCGCGCCCCAGGCTCATCGTCGGCATCCGGCGCGCCACCTGGGCGATCTCGGAGTCGGTGAGATCAGCACCCGTGGTCACCAGCGCCTGGCAGCCGTTGCGGCGCAGCTCGGCGACGCAGGCCTGCTCGTCGTGATGCGGGGTCGCGGCCGCCACGATCACCTCGATCCCCTGCTTCCGCATGGCCACGTAGGCGCAGTCCAGGAGCCTGGCCTGGAAGGGCTGCTCGGCGTCGTAGACGATGCCCACCACCCGCGGATTGAACTGCCGGAGCCCCGAGGCCCGGCGGTCGGGACGCCAGCCGAGACGGTCCGCAGCGTCGATGACGTGACGCCGGGTCGTCTCGGAGATCCTCCCCTGACCGGAGATGGCGATGGAGACGGTGGACGTCGAGGTGCCCGCCAGCCTCGCCACATCGCGGATCGTCACCTTCTTCGGCGGGCGCGCCATCGCATTCCCCATGGCCCGCTGCTACTGGGCCGCCACGACTCCATCCGCTCCTGGTGAAACGACTGCTCCACCGTACCGGGAATACTCTCCGCCCCGTCCGGAATCGATCCGGACCGCACTCAGACGGACCTCGGGAAACCCCTTGTGAACGAGATTCTGTGAGATCTGCCACATTCTCTCCGACAGCCCGCCGTGCATGATCCGACGCCGCGCCCCTCCGCCCCGGTGCACGACTGTTCAGGGCCGGTCGTCGCGTTACTTGATCGACACATCCGTACCCCTATAGTTCTTCATGTCAGGTCAAATGATCTGACCGTCCCCGGGACACCGGGGAGCGCACGAAGCCGTGCTGGGCACGGCCCCTCGGTCGCGCCTGGCACCCGTTCATGGAAGCAGGCACGCACATGACCGCAATTACTCTTGACAGGTCCTTCACCAACGAGCTGACCCGCAACAAGGGGTTCAACTACTCCGCCGCCAGCGTCATCGCGCTCGGCATCTCCCTGGTGCTGGCCATCGCCGGCATCGTCGTCAGCTCGGACGTGACCGTCATCGCCGGTGGCCTCCTGGCGGTCGCCGCCGCCCTCACTCTGGCCTGGAGGATCGGCTTCGCCGACCCTCTCGAGGCCTGAGGCCCGGCAAGGTCGCAACGGCAGAGGCTCAACGGAGCGTCTCACAGCCTGCGGCTCGCCCCATGAGGACGAGCCGAGACATCATCCGCTGAATCAGCCGCCCGGCCCCAGAGGCCGGACCAACTGAACAACATCTGAATATGACGAGGGCCCGTCCGTACGGACGGGCCCTCGTGCCGGCTCAGAAGAACCGGCGCTGCCTCTTCACATCCTCGGCGTACTGGGCGTACGCCTCCTGGGTGGACTCCAGGCGGGACTCGGAGGTCACCGGCACGTCCCACCAGCCGGTGGCCGGCGGGTTGGGGCCGTACAGGTCGGTCTCGATGTGGATCATCGTCGCACGATCGGAGGCGTGCGCCTTCTGGTAGGCAGCTCTGAACTCCTCGATGCCGTGCACCTCGAGGACGTCCAGCCCCCAGGACCGGGCGTTGGCGGCGATGTCGACCGGCAGCCGCAGCGAGGCGTCGTCCCCGCGCACATGGCCCTGACCGTCGTCGTCGCGGCGGTACTTGGTGCCGAACCGCTGGGAGCCGTGGGACTCCGAGAGGGCACCGATCGACGAGTAACCGTAGTTCTGGAGGAGCACGAAGATGACCTTCCGGCCCTCCTGGACGATGGTGGCCAGCTCCATCGGCAGCATCTGGTAGGTGCCGTCGCCGACGATCGCCACGACCTCGGAGTCGGGACGGGCCATCTTGACGCCCAGCGAGGCCGGGATCTCATAGCCCATGCAGGAGAAGGCGTACTCGACGTGGTACTGCACCGGGGTCTTCGCGCGCCACAGGCACTGCAGGTCGCCCGGCATGGACCCGGCGGCGTTGATCATGACGTCCTCGTCGCCCATCATCTCGTTGAGGGCGCCGAAGACCTCGGTCTGGGCCGGCAGCGGCCCGTGCCCCAGGTGGTAGCAGGTGTCGGTGGCCTTGGCCCAGGCATCCGCCTCGGCGCGCACCTTGGCGGTCCAGGTCTCCTCGACGTGGTAGCCCTCCAGCGCTGCGGCCAGCGCCGTCAGCGCCTCGCGGGCGTCGGCCAGGACCATCTCGGCGCCCTGCTTGACGGCGTCGAAGGCGGCTACGTTGATGTTGACGAAGCGGACGTCGGGGTTGCCGAAGACCGTCTGGGATCCGGTGGTGAAGTCCGAGTAGCGGGTGCCGATGCCGATGACCAGATCGGCCTCGGCGGCCAGCGCGTTCGCCGAGCCGGAGCCGGTGGCGCCCAGTCCGCCGACGGCGGCCGGGTGGTCCCAGTTGATGGCCCCCTTGCCGGCCTGGGTGTCGGAGACGGGGATCCCGGTCCTAGTGGCCAGCTCCCGCAGTTCCTGGGAGGCAGCCGAATAGATGGTGCCGCCGCCGGAGACGATGAGCGGCTTCTTGGCGGCCTTGATGGCCTTCACCGCGCGGGCCAGCGCCGACGGCGCCGGGACCTGGCGGTCCAGGTGCCAGACCTTCTTGGCGAAGAAGGAGGCCGGCCAGTCGTAGGCCTCGGCCTGGACGTCCTCGGGCAGACAGACCACCGCGGCACCGGTCTCGATGGGATCGGTGAGCACCCGCATGGCGCCCGGCAGGGAGACCATCAGCTGCTCGGGGCGGTTGACGCGGTCCCAGAACTTCGAGACCGGCTTGAAGGCGTCGTTGCAGCTGAGGTCCGCGTCGGAGGCGTCCTCCAACTGCTGGAGCACCGGGTTGGGAGCCCGGTTGGCGAAGATGTCGGAGGGGAACAGCAGCACAGGGATTCGGTTGGTGGTGGCCAGCGCGGCCCCGGTGACCATGTTGAGCGAGCCCGGCCCGATGGAGGCGGTGACGGCCAGCGTCTGGAGGCGGTCCTTGGTGCGGGCGTAGGCGGTGGCGGCATGGACGATGCCCTGCTCGTTGCGGCCGTGCCAGTACTCGAGGCGGTCCTCTCCCTCGGCCGGATTCACCTCGTTCTGCAGCAGGGCCTGGCCCAGGCCGGCGACGTTGCCGTGGCCGAAGATGCCGAACATGCCCGGGATGAACCGCTGCTCGACGCCGTCGCGCTCGGTGTACTGCTGGGTGAGGTAGCGGACGACCGCCTGCCCGACGCTCAGCCTGATGGTGGTTTCAGCCATGTCTCAGGCCTCCTTCTTCTTGTCAACCTGGTAAGGAAGACGAGGATCCATCTTCCCGTCCGCGAATGTGTCGCGGAGCCAGCCGTAGTGCGGGTCGTCGACGGACTTCCACTCCGCCCCCCCGGGCCCGGCCATCACATTGAGGTAGTAGAGGTCGTATCCGGGAGCGGCCGCGCAGGGGCCGTGCCAGCCATGGGGCACCAGGGCGACGTCGCCGGTGCCGATCTTGGCGGCCACGCTGATCGGGCGCTCGTCGGTGCCATAGGTGGCGTGCAGCGCCATGCCCGGGCCGTACTCGTTGCCCTTGATCTGGAAGTAGTAGATCTCCTCCAGCTCATGCTCGTCCGGCCCCTCCTCGTCGTGCTTGTGCGGCGGGTAGGAGGACCAGCAGCCACCCGGGGTGATGACCTCGACGACCAGCAGGCGCGAGGTGTGCAGCGCGTTGCCGACCGAGTAGTTCGACGCCTGACGGCACAGGTAGTCGGCGCCGCGCAGCTCGACCTTGACCTCGTCGACCGGGCAGTAGCGGGGCTCCAGGTCCTCGGCGGCCAGCGCGTAGGGCAGCGCGACCCGCCCGCCGCCGACGGCGGTGACGGTGGCGGTGACCCCGCGCGGCAGGAAGTAGTAGTCGGTGACCTCTCCCCAGATGGTGTCGCGGCCCGCCAGCTGCATGGTTCTCCCGGCCACCTCGACGGTGTAGGAGCCCTCCAGGGGGAGTACCAGGTACTCGTACTCGCCGGTCTCCACGGTGGTGGAGGCCCCGGCGTCCAGGCTGGCGACCCTGATGCCCGAGTAGGTCCAGTCGGCCTTCTGCGGGGAGACGTCGACCTCGAACTCGTCGTGTCCTGCGGTCCCGGCAGGCAGAACGTAGTCAGTCATGAGTGATCAGACCTCCAATAGTGTGACAGCGTTGTCGACGGCGGCGGCCACGTCGCCGTCGGGGGATAGAGCATCGAGCGCCCGAGCACCAGCCCCTGCACCGTCGACGGTGCCAGCGCCTGGGCCCACATGCGCCGGGTGGCCTCGGCATCGGCCGAGACCTCTCCACCCAGCAGCAGAATGGGCATCGACGACGCCCGTGCGACGTCCTCCATCCCCTCCACCGCCGGGAGCTTGAGCCAGGTCCATGCGGAATCGGCGCCGAGGCCCGCGGTCATCGCGACCGACTTGACGACGGCCTCCGTCGACAGATCGTTGACGACCCTACCGGAGGCGTCCCGGCGCGAGATGAAGGGCTCCACCATGGCGATCTTCTGCGCCCTGGCGAGCTCGTCGACGGTGGCCGCGCAGGTGGCCACCGTCTCGGCGGTGTCGCGGTCCTCGAAGTCGTAGCGCATCAGCATCTTGCCGCCGGCCAGATCCTGGGAGACGACCCCCTCGACGTCGTAGCCGGTCATCCGGTCGTCGATCTCGAAGGAGGCCCCGGCGAATCCGCCGCGGTTCATCGACCCGAAGACGACCTTGCCGTCCAGCGCACCGAGGTTGGCGAGATCCTGCACCATGTCGCTGGTGCCGAGGAATCCGTTGACGCCGGGGCGCGACAGTGCGGTGACGCAGCGCTCCAGGAGGGCCTCGCGGTCGGCCATCGCGAATCGGTCGCTGCCGGCCCGCAGCGCCCCGCGGGCCGGATGGTCGGCTGCGATCACCATCAGGGGTTCGCCGCCCCTCCAGTCGGACCGCGCCCGTTCGGCGACCCGGGCGGAGAATTCTGTGGGGTCGGCGACCCGTCGCTCGACCAGCTTGTCGATCAGTGGTGTTGCGCTCATCGGTGCGACTCCTTCGCGTGAATTTCAGAGTGCCTGCTCATCATGGTGAGCAGCTCCGGCTCGCTCGGCATGGCCGTGGAGCACTCCAGCCGGGTCGCCACCAGGGCGCCGGCCGTGGAGGCGGCGCGGATCGTGTCGGTCAACGACCATCCCTCCAGCAGGCCGTGGCACAGGCTGCCGCCGAAGGCGTCGCCGGCGCCCAGGCCGTTGGTCACCTCTATCGGGGTGGGCGGCACCTCGACCCGCTCGTCCTTGGTCATGGCGAGGGTGCCCTTGGGGCCCTGCTTCACCACGGCGATCTCGACGCCGGCCTCCAGGAGCGCCTCGGCGGCCTTCTGAGGCTCGGTCTCCCCGACCGCCACCTCGCACTCCTCGCGGTTGCCCACCGCGACCGTGACCTGGGGCAGGATCGCGGCCACGGCCTCGTGGGCCTCCTCCTTGCTCGACCAGAAGGAGTCCCGGTAGTCGAGATCGAGGACGGTGTGGGCCTTGCGGCCGCGCACGTCCAGGGCCTTGTGATGGGCGGCCCGGCTGGGCTCCTGGCACAGCCCCGTGACGGTCAACCACAGGATCTTGGTGTCCTTGACGGCCTGCTCGGGGATGTCATCGGGGGTGATCTGGAGGTCCGGGGCCGTCGGGTACCGGTAGAAGTACAGGGGGAAGTCGTCCGGCGGGTAGATCTCGCAGAAGGTGACGGGGGTCGGGATCTGCGCGACCGTGCCGACGTACTGGGAGTACACCCCCAGCCGGCCCATCTCCTGACAGCAGAAGGTGCCGAAGGGGTCATCACCCACGGCGGTGACCACGGCCGAGGCGTGGCGCAGGCGAGCGGCGGCCACCGCGACATTGGTGGCGCTGCCACCGAGGAACTTCCCGAAGGAGGTGACGTCCTCGAGTCCGACTCCGGTCTGGAGCGGGTAGATATCGACCCCGATGCGTCCCATCGTCAGGACGTCGACCGGTCTGGGTCCAAAGGCAACCATGAAGATCTCCGCTTCGTTGGGGTGGTTACGCAGACTTAACGCTAGCAGCGTCTGTCACTTTGTCAATACAAATATCATCAATCGGCGCACTTCGTCAGCACTCGCGCGCGAGACCGTCGGGACGACCGCAGGAGACCGCAGCCATGGCCACGATTTGACAGGACAATTGAGATGGGGTCTAATGGTCCTCAGGTCGGCGCCATCTGCGAGCCGGCGACAGGTACCCCAGCACAGGAGCTGAATCCATGACCGAATACACTCCCGGACCGCTTCTCGAGGTCTCCCGGAACACCCCCACGGCGCTGTGGAACGACTCGGCGGATCTCGACGAACTCTCCCAGTCCATCTCCTTCGGGGGTGTCGGCGCGACCTGCAACCCGCAGATCGCCTACGGCACCATCAAGAAGCACCTCGACATCTGGGCCCCCCGGATCAAGAAGATCCATGAGGACAACCCCACCTGGAGCGAGTCCGAGGTCGGCTGGCAGGCCGTCAAGGACATGTCCGTCGAGGCCGCCAAGCTCCTGGAGCCCATCTTCAACGAGCAGCACGGGCACAACGGCCGGCTGTCGGTCCAGACCGATCCCCGCCTGCACAACGACGCCAAGGCCCTGGCCGACCAGGCCGAGGAGTTCAGCAGAATCGCCCCGAACATCATCGTGAAGGTGCCCTGCACCTCGGTGGGCGTCCAGGCCATCGAGGACGCCACCTACCGCGGCGTCTCGATGAACGTGACGGTGTCCTTCTCCGTGCCCCAGGCGGTCCGCTCGGCCGAGGCCATCCAGCGCGGTCTGGACCGTCGCGTCGCCGAGGGCAAGCCGGTCGACGAGATGGGCCCGGTCGTCACCATCATGGGCGGCCGTCTTGACGACTGGCTCAAGATCGTCGCCGAGCGCGATCGCGAACTCATCGATCCCGGCGTCCTGGAGTGGGGCGGCGTCGCCTGCATCAAGCACGCCTACCAGATCTTCCAGGAGCGCGGATTCCAGGCCCGCGTGCTGGTGGCCGCCTACCGCAACACCCTGCAGTACTCCGAGCTGACCGGTGGCGACCTCGTCCTCTCCCCGCCCTTCAAGTGGGCCAAGCGCGTCAACGACTCCGGCTACACCCCGGACTTCGACGCCATCAACAAGCCCGTCCCGGCCGACCGCATGGAGGCGCTGCAGAAGCTGCCCGAGTTCCGGCGCGCCTACGATCCCGACGGCATGACGGTCGAGGAGTTCGACACCTTCGGCCCGACCGTGCGCACCCTGCGCGGATTCCTCCAGGCCGACTGCGACCTCGAGACCCTGGTCAAGGACATCGTGATGCCCGAGCCGTGATCGGCTTGATCTGCGGACACAGCAGCGCCCCGCCACCTCTTCAGTGGCGGGGCGCTGCTGACGTTCGAGGAGGGGTCGTCCCCTCCGCTCAGGACGCAGCCTGCTTCTTCAGTTCCTCCGGGTCGAGCTCCTTGACCTTGCCGATCAGTTCATCGAGCTGGGCTCCCGGCAGCAGGCCGGCCTGACGGAACACCAGGTATCCCGAGCGGAACGCCATGATGGTCGGAATCGAGGTGATGTCAAGAGCGGCCGACAGATCCTGCTGATCCTCGGTGTCGACCTTCGCAAAAGTCACATCCTCGTGCCTGCTGCTGGCCTCGTCGTAGATCGGCGCGAACCGCATGCACGGGTTGCACCATCCGGCCCAGAAGTCGATGAGCACGACGTCGTTGGCGTCAACGGTCGAGGAGAAGTTCTCCGTGGTGAGGGCGACGGTCGCCATGAAATGCCTCCGTGAAGTCTTCGCTGTCACTCGCCCAACACGGGGCCGCAGATCGTTATTCCCGGATCAGGCGATACCGGAGGCCGGTCCGGCCTCCTTCTGCGCCACCACTCGTCGCATCGGCACGGCGATGTCGACCGGCCCCCGGCCGGCCGCCCGCCGGACCAGCCAGTTACGCGCCGACCGGCGTCTGGCCCGGGTGGATCCGGGCAGGTACATCGCGCCGATCAGCAGATCGGCGTCGGAGATACCGGAGACCGAGTAGGTGTAGCAGGAGCGGGCGTCCTCCACCTTGTGCAGGCCGCACTCGGCGAGCAGGTCGTTCATTCTCAGCTCGAGGGCACCCGGGAAACTGGGCGTCGAACCCACCCTGGCCGTCAGCTCCAGGACGGTCCGCAGCATCGACACCGGGACCGGACGCACCGTGGGAGCCATGCAGGCGAAGACCCCGCCGGGTCTCAGCACCCGCGAGGCCTCGGCCACCAGTACTCGCGGGTCCGGGGTGGTGACCATACCCATCGAGGTGACCACGGCGTCCACCGAGGAGTCGGCGAGCGGCAACGCGTCCTCGCTGCCGTGGACCCACTCGATCTGTCCGCCGCCGTGCTCGGCCAGCCCGAGTTCGGAGTCATTGCGCTCCACCCCGATGACCAGCCGCTGCCCGTTGGCGATCTCCCGGCTCAGCGCGCCCGCCCCGCAGCAGACGTCGACCACCACGCCGGCCGTCCGGGAGACGCTGCGCGCCAGCCAGGCGTACGGGTTGCGCTGACCGGCCCGGCATCGTCCGATGACCTCCTGGATGACACCGGGCCTCTCCTCGTGGAAGCGGGCCAGGTAGTCGGGCCAGGGATCCTCGCGAGCTCCGAGACCGATCCGCCGGGCCGCCTCTCGTGCGGAGGAGAGATCCATCTCAGCCCTCATCCTCCGGGGATACGAAGATCCCGTCGGCGTCGTGATCGGACAGTTCGACCGTGCCGACAGTCCCGGTGACGGTGACCATCGAGCCCTCGCGCCGAGCGGTGACGACCGAACCGACGGCGATCCCGGCGCCCTGGGTGCTCTCGAGATTCGGCTCGGTGGCCTGGAAATGTTCGGTGAGGCGAACGATCCGCACCGTGCGCTCCGGACCGTCCTCCTCCCCCAGGAACTCGCCCAGGGGTGTCGAGTCGGTCCTGAAATTGGCGGCGGAGTTCACCGCGGTGAAAGCCCCCAGCCCGGGAATGGCGTTCCCGTAGGGCGACGTCTCCGGATCGTCCAGGATGTCGATGAGCCGGTTCTCCACCTCGTCGGAGATCACATGCTCCCAGCGACAGGCCTCGTCATGGACCAGCGATCGATCCAGGCCGATCACCTCGGTGAGCAGGCATTCGGCCAGCCGGTGCTTGCGCATCACGTTCACGGCCATCTCGTGGCCCTCGGGGGTGAAGTCGATGCTGCGGTCGGGGTTGACGACCAGCAGGCCGTCGCGCTCCATCCGGGCCACCGTCTGCGACACCGTGGGCCCCGACTGGTGGAGGCGCTCGACGATTCTGGCCCGGCGAAGGTCGATGCCCTCCTCCAGCAACTCGTAGAGAGTCCTCAGGTACATCTCCGTGGTGTCGATGAGTTCGCCGCTCACAATCCCTCCAATTCATCCCCGTCGCCCAGGGAGTACCGATCATCCCACGTCCCTGCGACATGAGCCCGGCCTGCGCGCCCGGGTTCGCCCAGCGCCGCAAGGGTTCAGCGCGGAACCTCCCGGCCGGCGCGCAGGACCCGCTCCAGATGCCCCGAGCCGGTGGTGAGGCACAGATCGGCCCGGGCGCCGGGTTCGATCCGGCCCGCGTCCAGGCCGTGCCAGCTGGCCGGGGTGGCCGACGCCATGGTCGCCGCCTCGGCCAGCGGAATGCCCACCCTGGTGACGAGGAACTCCACGGCACGCCCAAGAGTCAGGGTGGAGCCGGCGATGGCCCCCAGGGATCCGTCGTCGTTGAGAAGACGGGCGCCGCCGTTGATGACCCGGACCCGAAGACTGCCGAGCATGTAATCGCCGTCGGGCTGGCCGGTGGCGCTCATGGCGTCGGTGACCAGTCCGACGCGATCGGTCCCCGCGGCCTGCACCACCATCCGGATGACGTCGGGAGCCACATGCACCCCGTCGCAGATCAGCTCGCACATCACCCTGGGATCGGTGAGCATCCACGGCACCGGGCCCGGCTTGCGGTGGTGGATCGGCGCCATGGCGTTGAACAGGTGGGTGACGATGTCGACCCCCGCGTCCACGGCGTCCCTGGCGGTCGCGGCGTCGGCGTCGGAATGCCCGAAGGCGGCGTGCACCCCCGCGGCGGCGACGGTCCCGGTGGCCTCGATGCCGTAGCGCAGCTCGGGGGCCAGGGTGATCATCCGCAGCGCCGGACCACCGGCGTCGATCAGTCGCGAGACCCGCGCGGGGGCGGGCTCGCGAAGCAGATTCAGATCGTGGGCGCCCTTGCGCGAGGCGGCCAGGAAGGGGCCCTCCAGGTGGATGCCGTCGAGCTCGCCCTCGTCCACCAGCCCGCGCAGCCGGCCGATCTGATCCACCAGATCGTCCATCTCCTCGGCGACCGTGCTGGCGAACAGAGTCGTGCTGCCCTGGCTGCGGTGGTACTCGATGGCGCGAACCACCGCGTCATGATCGGTGTCGACGAAGCTCACACCGGCGGCCCCGTGGCAGTGGGTGTCGACGTAGCCGGGCAGCACCCACTCGTCGACGAGATGCTCGGGATCGGCGACCCCGCGGGCCACCTCGCTGATCCGTTCGCCGTCGACCGTGATGGTGGCCGGCTCGACGGAACCGTCGGGATTGAGGACATGGCGGGAAGAAATGATCATGCTGACCTCCGGTGGTGCTCGCGCCGCAATTCTTCCACAGGCGCACCCCCGGTTCATGGGGAGATCGGAAGTCATCTGCTGGACAGGCCGACAAGACCCGGCGCACCTGAGAGAATCCAGCCATGTCTGAGCTGATCATCCCGGCCGACCTTCTTCCCGCCGACGCCCGATTCGGATCGGGGCCCTCGCGCATCCGCCGCGAGGTGCTGGAGAGTCTGGCAGGGCCCG contains these protein-coding regions:
- a CDS encoding N-acetylglucosamine-6-phosphate deacetylase translates to MIISSRHVLNPDGSVEPATITVDGERISEVARGVADPEHLVDEWVLPGYVDTHCHGAAGVSFVDTDHDAVVRAIEYHRSQGSTTLFASTVAEEMDDLVDQIGRLRGLVDEGELDGIHLEGPFLAASRKGAHDLNLLREPAPARVSRLIDAGGPALRMITLAPELRYGIEATGTVAAAGVHAAFGHSDADAATARDAVDAGVDIVTHLFNAMAPIHHRKPGPVPWMLTDPRVMCELICDGVHVAPDVIRMVVQAAGTDRVGLVTDAMSATGQPDGDYMLGSLRVRVINGGARLLNDDGSLGAIAGSTLTLGRAVEFLVTRVGIPLAEAATMASATPASWHGLDAGRIEPGARADLCLTTGSGHLERVLRAGREVPR
- a CDS encoding LacI family DNA-binding transcriptional regulator yields the protein MGNAMARPPKKVTIRDVARLAGTSTSTVSIAISGQGRISETTRRHVIDAADRLGWRPDRRASGLRQFNPRVVGIVYDAEQPFQARLLDCAYVAMRKQGIEVIVAAATPHHDEQACVAELRRNGCQALVTTGADLTDSEIAQVARRMPTMSLGREVHIGGVDTVACDSHRGSEMAVEFLVGLGHGDIVHVDGGGVPMTDMRTSGYAAAMARHGLAGRVRVIHGGVTLDAGIGAARALLAGESLPTGVTCFNDLCAAGLVRELRLLGVRVPEQVSVVGFDDAPTAADPTTALTTVGQDMDALADRAAKQLSLRIADGVPMRPGAEKVDIIEPSIVIRTTTAAPRSFALSPVRVPPTTG
- the iolD gene encoding 3D-(3,5/4)-trihydroxycyclohexane-1,2-dione acylhydrolase (decyclizing), which encodes MAETTIRLSVGQAVVRYLTQQYTERDGVEQRFIPGMFGIFGHGNVAGLGQALLQNEVNPAEGEDRLEYWHGRNEQGIVHAATAYARTKDRLQTLAVTASIGPGSLNMVTGAALATTNRIPVLLFPSDIFANRAPNPVLQQLEDASDADLSCNDAFKPVSKFWDRVNRPEQLMVSLPGAMRVLTDPIETGAAVVCLPEDVQAEAYDWPASFFAKKVWHLDRQVPAPSALARAVKAIKAAKKPLIVSGGGTIYSAASQELRELATRTGIPVSDTQAGKGAINWDHPAAVGGLGATGSGSANALAAEADLVIGIGTRYSDFTTGSQTVFGNPDVRFVNINVAAFDAVKQGAEMVLADAREALTALAAALEGYHVEETWTAKVRAEADAWAKATDTCYHLGHGPLPAQTEVFGALNEMMGDEDVMINAAGSMPGDLQCLWRAKTPVQYHVEYAFSCMGYEIPASLGVKMARPDSEVVAIVGDGTYQMLPMELATIVQEGRKVIFVLLQNYGYSSIGALSESHGSQRFGTKYRRDDDGQGHVRGDDASLRLPVDIAANARSWGLDVLEVHGIEEFRAAYQKAHASDRATMIHIETDLYGPNPPATGWWDVPVTSESRLESTQEAYAQYAEDVKRQRRFF
- a CDS encoding metal-dependent transcriptional regulator translates to MYLRTLYELLEEGIDLRRARIVERLHQSGPTVSQTVARMERDGLLVVNPDRSIDFTPEGHEMAVNVMRKHRLAECLLTEVIGLDRSLVHDEACRWEHVISDEVENRLIDILDDPETSPYGNAIPGLGAFTAVNSAANFRTDSTPLGEFLGEEDGPERTVRIVRLTEHFQATEPNLESTQGAGIAVGSVVTARREGSMVTVTGTVGTVELSDHDADGIFVSPEDEG
- the iolC gene encoding 5-dehydro-2-deoxygluconokinase, whose translation is MVAFGPRPVDVLTMGRIGVDIYPLQTGVGLEDVTSFGKFLGGSATNVAVAAARLRHASAVVTAVGDDPFGTFCCQEMGRLGVYSQYVGTVAQIPTPVTFCEIYPPDDFPLYFYRYPTAPDLQITPDDIPEQAVKDTKILWLTVTGLCQEPSRAAHHKALDVRGRKAHTVLDLDYRDSFWSSKEEAHEAVAAILPQVTVAVGNREECEVAVGETEPQKAAEALLEAGVEIAVVKQGPKGTLAMTKDERVEVPPTPIEVTNGLGAGDAFGGSLCHGLLEGWSLTDTIRAASTAGALVATRLECSTAMPSEPELLTMMSRHSEIHAKESHR
- a CDS encoding class I SAM-dependent methyltransferase, which codes for MDLSSAREAARRIGLGAREDPWPDYLARFHEERPGVIQEVIGRCRAGQRNPYAWLARSVSRTAGVVVDVCCGAGALSREIANGQRLVIGVERNDSELGLAEHGGGQIEWVHGSEDALPLADSSVDAVVTSMGMVTTPDPRVLVAEASRVLRPGGVFACMAPTVRPVPVSMLRTVLELTARVGSTPSFPGALELRMNDLLAECGLHKVEDARSCYTYSVSGISDADLLIGAMYLPGSTRARRRSARNWLVRRAAGRGPVDIAVPMRRVVAQKEAGPASGIA
- the trxA gene encoding thioredoxin, yielding MATVALTTENFSSTVDANDVVLIDFWAGWCNPCMRFAPIYDEASSRHEDVTFAKVDTEDQQDLSAALDITSIPTIMAFRSGYLVFRQAGLLPGAQLDELIGKVKELDPEELKKQAAS
- the iolB gene encoding 5-deoxy-glucuronate isomerase: MTDYVLPAGTAGHDEFEVDVSPQKADWTYSGIRVASLDAGASTTVETGEYEYLVLPLEGSYTVEVAGRTMQLAGRDTIWGEVTDYYFLPRGVTATVTAVGGGRVALPYALAAEDLEPRYCPVDEVKVELRGADYLCRQASNYSVGNALHTSRLLVVEVITPGGCWSSYPPHKHDEEGPDEHELEEIYYFQIKGNEYGPGMALHATYGTDERPISVAAKIGTGDVALVPHGWHGPCAAAPGYDLYYLNVMAGPGGAEWKSVDDPHYGWLRDTFADGKMDPRLPYQVDKKKEA
- a CDS encoding transaldolase family protein, whose amino-acid sequence is MTEYTPGPLLEVSRNTPTALWNDSADLDELSQSISFGGVGATCNPQIAYGTIKKHLDIWAPRIKKIHEDNPTWSESEVGWQAVKDMSVEAAKLLEPIFNEQHGHNGRLSVQTDPRLHNDAKALADQAEEFSRIAPNIIVKVPCTSVGVQAIEDATYRGVSMNVTVSFSVPQAVRSAEAIQRGLDRRVAEGKPVDEMGPVVTIMGGRLDDWLKIVAERDRELIDPGVLEWGGVACIKHAYQIFQERGFQARVLVAAYRNTLQYSELTGGDLVLSPPFKWAKRVNDSGYTPDFDAINKPVPADRMEALQKLPEFRRAYDPDGMTVEEFDTFGPTVRTLRGFLQADCDLETLVKDIVMPEP